A section of the Fibrobacter sp. genome encodes:
- a CDS encoding transglutaminase family protein, whose product MPIYQIDHETVYDYTLPVLYSNHLAYMLPRAVPRQNWISHRIEVDPNPTARQERLDIYGNRALAFSIEQEHEHFRFKTTGVVEVKAEEPPAQSPAWEDVAKLLKCPSDSDTLEASMYAYSSPFANTDDSVRNYALGSFQPGRPIFDSAKELMTRIFTDCAYTPGATRIGAQPREILRGRKGVCQDFAHLMIGCLRSLHLPCRYISGYLRTHPPKGQPKLIGADATHAWVATFIPGHGWVEFDPTNNVLGGDEHIILAWGRDFGDVSPLKGVITGGGNPILKVGVNVDEK is encoded by the coding sequence ATGCCTATTTATCAGATCGATCACGAAACCGTCTACGACTATACACTGCCCGTATTGTATAGTAACCATTTGGCCTATATGCTGCCCCGCGCGGTACCTCGCCAGAACTGGATTTCCCACCGCATCGAGGTGGACCCCAATCCCACCGCAAGGCAGGAACGCCTGGATATTTACGGGAACAGGGCTTTGGCCTTCAGCATTGAACAGGAACACGAACATTTCAGATTCAAGACAACTGGTGTCGTGGAAGTCAAGGCCGAGGAACCGCCCGCCCAAAGCCCCGCCTGGGAAGACGTGGCAAAGCTTTTGAAGTGCCCCTCCGACAGCGACACTCTGGAAGCTTCCATGTATGCCTACTCTTCTCCCTTTGCAAATACCGACGACTCTGTTCGGAATTATGCATTGGGAAGTTTTCAGCCCGGCCGCCCGATCTTCGATAGCGCCAAGGAGCTGATGACAAGAATTTTTACGGACTGCGCTTACACACCGGGCGCAACCCGTATCGGAGCCCAGCCCCGGGAAATCTTGCGTGGACGTAAAGGCGTCTGCCAGGATTTCGCACACCTGATGATCGGATGTTTACGTTCGCTGCACCTGCCCTGCCGCTACATCAGCGGCTACCTGCGAACCCATCCGCCTAAAGGCCAGCCGAAGCTGATTGGCGCTGACGCCACTCACGCTTGGGTCGCCACCTTTATACCGGGCCATGGCTGGGTTGAGTTTGACCCTACCAACAATGTTCTCGGAGGTGACGAGCACATTATTCTAGCGTGGGGCCGCGACTTCGGCGATGTAAGCCCGTTGAAGGGAGTCATTACCGGAGGCGGAAACCCGATCCTAAAGGTCGGTGTTAACGTAGACGAAAAATGA
- a CDS encoding circularly permuted type 2 ATP-grasp protein, with protein sequence MKFGNYNTEGFYDELCLPDGTPRPSAEPLITRINELPEGELQRRQKVAESAFFDNGITFAVYGNKDGKDKIIPFDVIPRIVSAEDWKHLDAGLRQRTEALNCFLTDIYNDRKILRDKVVPESLINTCTAYRPQMEGFVPPKGIWAHITGTDLVRDTDGTFYVLEDNMRCPSGVSYVLQNRQILKRTFPQVFTHCSIRPVDEYCTRLRKALEYLADGVAEPKVVVLTPGVYNSAYYEHSYLAQQMGVDLVTGNDLIVQDKKVYARTTRGLKQVHVIYRRVDDEFLDPQVFRPDSCLGVPGLIDAYKAGNVALANAPGCGVADDKAIYTYVPQIIKYYLGEEAIIPNVPTFVCENPKHMQHVIDHIENMVVKAASESGGYGMLVGPKSTKAECEAFKEKIKANPRNYIAQPMISLSRVPCIVDGNFEGRHVDLRPYIVQGKETYILPGGLTRVALKKGSIVVNSSQGGGCKDTWVIAENEKAPELGQAKQWMEQQQQQQQQ encoded by the coding sequence ATGAAGTTCGGTAACTATAACACAGAAGGATTCTACGATGAATTGTGTCTGCCTGACGGAACACCCCGTCCGTCGGCAGAACCGCTCATTACCCGCATTAACGAACTGCCGGAAGGTGAGCTGCAGCGTCGTCAGAAAGTTGCAGAGTCGGCTTTCTTCGACAACGGCATCACCTTCGCAGTCTATGGCAACAAGGATGGAAAGGACAAGATCATTCCTTTCGATGTCATTCCCCGTATTGTCAGCGCCGAAGACTGGAAGCACCTGGATGCAGGCCTTCGCCAGCGTACCGAAGCTTTGAACTGCTTCCTTACGGACATCTATAACGACCGCAAGATTCTCCGCGACAAGGTAGTTCCCGAAAGCCTCATCAACACCTGTACCGCATACCGCCCGCAGATGGAAGGCTTCGTACCGCCCAAGGGAATCTGGGCACACATTACCGGTACCGACCTGGTTCGCGATACCGACGGTACCTTCTACGTGCTGGAAGACAATATGCGTTGCCCCAGCGGCGTTTCCTATGTGCTGCAGAACCGTCAGATTCTCAAGCGTACTTTCCCCCAGGTGTTCACCCATTGCAGCATCCGCCCTGTGGATGAATACTGCACCCGCCTCCGCAAGGCCCTGGAATACCTGGCCGATGGCGTTGCAGAACCGAAGGTTGTTGTGCTCACACCGGGCGTGTACAACTCCGCCTACTACGAACATTCCTATCTGGCACAGCAGATGGGCGTGGACCTTGTGACCGGAAACGACTTGATTGTTCAGGACAAGAAAGTCTACGCCCGCACCACCCGCGGTCTCAAGCAGGTTCACGTGATCTACCGTCGTGTGGATGACGAGTTCCTGGATCCGCAGGTTTTCCGCCCCGACTCCTGCCTGGGTGTGCCGGGACTGATCGACGCCTACAAGGCTGGAAACGTGGCACTCGCCAACGCCCCTGGCTGCGGTGTTGCCGACGACAAGGCCATCTACACTTATGTTCCGCAGATCATCAAGTACTACCTTGGTGAAGAAGCCATTATTCCCAACGTTCCCACTTTCGTCTGCGAAAACCCGAAGCACATGCAGCATGTGATCGACCATATCGAGAACATGGTGGTGAAGGCTGCCAGCGAATCCGGTGGCTACGGCATGCTTGTTGGCCCCAAGTCCACCAAGGCAGAATGCGAAGCCTTCAAGGAAAAGATCAAGGCCAACCCGCGTAACTACATCGCACAGCCCATGATTTCCCTCAGCCGCGTGCCCTGTATTGTGGATGGCAACTTCGAAGGCCGTCATGTGGACCTTCGCCCCTACATTGTACAGGGCAAGGAAACCTACATCCTGCCGGGTGGCCTCACTCGCGTGGCCCTGAAGAAGGGATCCATCGTGGTGAACAGTTCCCAGGGCGGTGGCTGTAAGGATACCTGGGTCATTGCCGAAAACGAGAAGGCTCCTGAACTTGGCCAAGCCAAGCAATGGATGGAACAACAACAGCAACAACAACAACAATAG